Part of the Effusibacillus pohliae DSM 22757 genome, AAGCCCGAAAGACTCACGATCTTTCAGGCCGATCTGACGTTATTCCCACGCCTCTTTGGCCGGCGCTTTTTTGGCATGTGGCTTGGGGTCAAGATCCATGGCCAACGCCTAGTACTTTTTGTTTTCGCCACGATATTCGCTGCAGACAAAGCAATTGCCTAAAGAATCTTGCGGATCAGCGCAGTCGGGCGAATGTGGATCCACCTTAATGAGAGTATATGTTTCGATGTTTCCTGTTTTGTTGGGAGGTCCGCATCCATCATCCCGATCTGGAATGGCCATTGGCCTGTTCGTTATTGGCAAGGAGGTTTTCCGTCGCTCTTCCGAAAACCGGGGATGGTGAGACTGCTCCAGTAGGTTCGATCCACTTTTCCGTCCGGCAAGGCTCCAATCCGATACTTGTAGGCATAAGCGGCCAGGGTCTCCCCGTCGATCAATTCGATGTTGGCGATTCGGGGCTGCTTGCAGATTTCATCCACCATCTTTGAGCGATACAGGCTGTTGCTGCTATACATGTTTCGCAGTTCGGCTTTTCGTTCGACTGGCAATTGCGGCCATTGGCCGAGGGAAGCGTCTTTAGCAAAACGCAAAGTCGTCACAAAGTATCCGTCAGACACGCCATAGGTCCTGCATGTGTTGGCAAACTGGCGGATTATTTCTTCACCAATCGGGAAAGAAACACTTTTGATTTGTGAAAACCGGGGACTGCCGTTAAACTTCGATTCCACATCCCGGTTTCCGTCTCCGGATCGATCAACCACCTGTACATCCACATGCCCCATAGCGGTCAAAATATCTGCCCAAAGGTACGGGGTATTTGAAAAATGAACCTGTGAGACAAAGGGAAGAACCGTGGCCTGGGAGAACGGAATGCCGGTTTGTGGGGCCGATCCCATGTGCTCATGGATGGCTTGTCGGGCCAGTTGTAGTTCCGGCTCGAAGGGCAGATCTGGCCGAGTCCCGATAACACTGTTGAAATGATCGAGCAACAGGTTGACATCCTCTTCCATTTGGTCGAGCAGAACCGACAGGTTCCGGAGATAGGGTCCCCACTCCGGACCGTCG contains:
- a CDS encoding restriction endonuclease; this translates as MLKTIVSSRELLASQIGLSYSGLANRLPRNFYGQTVLGMSGKKEYHIAAQHHYRFQTLLSASPRLSSVAVNRLMKERQVDFDRSRDKWSHLMTQFLQKHPSLDPYIEAYPLADLELLGRVTSALPCLIPRYNEKIYLDDGPEWGPYLRNLSVLLDQMEEDVNLLLDHFNSVIGTRPDLPFEPELQLARQAIHEHMGSAPQTGIPFSQATVLPFVSQVHFSNTPYLWADILTAMGHVDVQVVDRSGDGNRDVESKFNGSPRFSQIKSVSFPIGEEIIRQFANTCRTYGVSDGYFVTTLRFAKDASLGQWPQLPVERKAELRNMYSSNSLYRSKMVDEICKQPRIANIELIDGETLAAYAYKYRIGALPDGKVDRTYWSSLTIPGFRKSDGKPPCQ